Genomic DNA from Nonomuraea rubra:
GTGACCCGCACGTCCACCATCGGGTAGCCGGCGACGACGCCGCGCTCCATCTGGGCCCGCACGCCCTTCTCCACCGACGGGATGAACTGCCGCGGCACCACGCCGCCCACGATCTTGTCCACGAACTCGAAGCCCCCGCCGGACGGCAGCGGCTCGACCTCGAGGTGGCAGATGGCGTACTGGCCGTGGCCGCCGGTCTGCTTGACGTTGCGGCCCATCGCCTGGCACTTGCCGCCGAACGTCTCGCGCAGCGGCACCCGCAGGTCGATCCGCTCGACCTCCACGCCGTGGCGCTTGGCCAGGCGGTCGAGGAGCACGTCGGTGTGCGCCTCGCCCATGCACCACAGGACGAGCTGGCGGGTCTCGGCGTTGTTCTCCAGGCGCAGCGTCGGGTCCTCGGCCACCAGCCGGCCGAGCGCCTGCGACAGCTTGTCCTCGTCCGCCTTGGACCTGGCCCTGATCGCCACGGGCAGCAGCGGGTCTGGCATGCTCCAGGAGGTCATCAGCAGCGGGCGCTCCACCTCCGACAGCGTGTCGCCGGTCTCGGCCCGCGACAGCTTGGCCACGGCCACGATGTCGCCCGCCATGCCCTTGGCCGCGCCGCGCTGCTGCTTGCCCAGCGGGCAGGTCAGGGTGCCGATGCGCTCGTCCACGTCGTGGTCTTCGTGCCCGCGGTCGGCCAGGCCGTGCCCGGAGACGTGCACGGTCATGTCGGGGCGCAGGGTGCCGGAGAAGACGCGTACGAGGCTGATGCGGCCCACGTACGGGTCGCTGGTGGTCTTGACGACCTCGGCGACGAGCGGCCCGTCGGGGTCGCACGTGATGCCCTTGACCGGCTTGCCGGACAGGTCGGTGATCTCGGGCATGGGATGTTCGAGCGGCGACGGGAAGCCCTGCGTGATCAGCTCCAGCAGCTCCTGCGCGCCCACGCCGAGGCCGCTGCACAGCACCGGGTAGAAGCTGCCGCGCGCGACGGCCTTCTCCAGGTCGTCGATGAGGACCTTGGTGTCGATGGGCTCGCCCTCGAGGTACCTCTCCATGAGCGACTCGTCCTCGCTCTCCTGGATGATGCCCTCGATCAGCGTGCCGCGGTACTCCTCGATCTGCGCCTCGTACTCCGCGCCCGGGTCCTTCTCCGTGCGCTCGCCCGTGGCGTAGTTGTAGAACTTCTGCGTCAGCAGCCCGATCAGCCCGTTGACGTGACCGTTGGTGATCACCGGGAGGTAGAGCGGCGCGACGCCGTCGCCGAAGATGTCCTGGCAGGTCGCGAGCACCTCGTCGAAGTCGGCCCGCTGGTGGTCGATCTTGGTGATCACGACCGCCCGCGGCATGCCGACCTGCGAGCACTCCTCCCAGAGCATCTGCGTGAGACCGTCCACCCCGTCGGAGGCCGACACCACGAACAGCGCCGCGTCGGCCGCGCGCAGCCCCGCGCGCAGGTCGCCCACGAAGTCGGCGTAGCCCGGGGTGTCGAGAAGGTTGATCTTGATGCCGTTGTGCACCAGCGGCGCCACGGAGAGGTTGACCGACCGCTGCTGCCGGACCTCCACCTCGTCGAAGTCGCTGACCGTGTTGCCGTCCTCCACCCGTCCCGGGCGCTGGATGGTGCCCGTCGCGGCCAGCAGCTGCTCGACGAGGGTCGTCTTACCCGCTCCTGAGTGGCCGACCAGCACGACATTGCGTATCGCATCCGCCCTGTCGGCCGCGGGTGCCCTGCCCGCGGCTCCCACGGCGCCACCAGAGTTTCTTTCCGCCACATCGGCCTCCCGCGTCGTCGGTTGTGTGCCAACGCCGCGCCCGCGCGGAGGGAATGGAAACCGCATGGACGCGGTGTGTTCACCAAATACCCGTGTGGCGGATATCACAAGGGGGGCGGGGCAAAGAAAGTTGTCAGGCGCGTCATGGCCTACGATCGGACCGCGATGCTCAAACTCCTGCGCCCGGCCATGACCCGGATACTCACCCCGCTGGGCAGGGCCCTCGTCGGCCGCGGGATCGGCCCGAACGCCGTCACGGCGGTGGGCACCCTCGGCACCGTCGTGTCCGCCCTGCTCTTCTTCCCCCTGGGGCAGCTCACCTGGGGGGCACTCGTGATCACTGTCTTCGTGCTGTTCGACCTGCTCGACGGCGTGGTGGCCCGGCTCGGCGGGAAGGGGGGCAGCACCTGGGGGGCCTTTCTCGACTCCACGCTCGACCGGGTCGCCGACGCCGCCATCTTCGCCGGCCTGATCATGTACTTCATCTCCGTCGACGACGCTCTGATGGCCGCGGTGACCCTGGTGTGCCTGATCGCGGGCGCCGTGGTCTCCTACGCCAAGGCCAGGGCCGAAGGGCTCGGGCTCACGGCGGACGTCGGGCTCGCCGAAAGACCGGAGCGGCTGGTGGTGGCGCTGGTCGCCGCCTGCTTCTCGGGGCTCGGCGTTCCGTACATCCTGCCCGCGGGCATGTGGCTGCTCGCGGTGGCCAGCCTGATCACCGTGGGCCAGCGAGTGGTGGCCGTCTACCAGCAGACGAGGGAGAGATGAGCGAGAAGGTCAGCGAGAAGGTCTCGGCCGGCGACCGCGTCGTGGCCGCTGGGTTCGCGGCCGGATGGAAGCTCGTGCCGCTGCTGCCGCAGCGCCCGACGGCCGCCGTCTTCCGGTTCCTGGCCGACCGGGTCTGGAGCAGGCGCGGCAAGTCCGTACGCAGGCTGGAGTCCAACCTGGCCAGGGTCACCGGCCTGCGGCCCGGCAGCCGGGAGCTGAGCGAGCTGACCAGGGCCGGGATGCGCTCCTACTTCCGCTACTTCCACGAGATCTTCCGGCTGCCGTCCATGGACCGCGGCGAGCTCGTGCGCCGCACGCACGTGATCGGGGCCGAGCACGTCCACGGCAACGTGGCCGCCGGGCGGGGCGTGGTGCTGGCGCTGCCGCACATGGGCAACTGGGACCAGGCGGGGGCGTGGCTGGTCGGCGTGGGCCACCCGTTCACGACCGTGGCCGAACGGCTCAGGCCCGAGTCGCTGTTCCACCGCTACGTGGCCTTCCGCGAGGGGCTGGGCATGGAGGTGCTGCCGCTGACCGGCGGCGACGGGCACAACTTCGGCACCCTGGCGACGCGGGTGCGCAAGGGCGGCGTGGTCTGCCTGCCGGCCGAGCGCGACCTGACCAAGAGCGGTGTCGAGGTGAGCTTCTTCGGCGCGACCACCAAGTACCCGGCGGGCCCGCCGCTGCTGGCGGTGCAGACCGGGGCGGCGCTGCTGCCCGCCATCGTCTACTTCGTGGGCGACGACTGGGGCATCCACATCCACCCCGAGCTGCCGGTCCCCGCCGAGGGCACCCGCCAGGAGAAGGTCGCGGCCGTGGCGCAGGGCCTGGCCGACGTGTTCGAGAAGGGCATCTCCGAGCATCCGGAGGACTGGCACATGCTGCAGCGGCTCTGGCTCGACGACCTGCCCCCTCAGCGGGAACCCCGATGAGGGTCGGCATCGTCTGCCCGTACTCGTGGGACGTGCCGGGCGGCGTCAAGCAGCACATCGACGACCTGGCCCAGGCCCTGATCGCGCAGGGGCACGAGGTGTCGGTGATCGCGCCCGCGGCCGACGACGAGGAGCTGCCCCCGTACGTGACGGGGGCGGGGCGGGCGATCCCGGTGCCGTACAACGGGTCGGTGGCCAGGATGTCGTTCGGGTTCCTGTCGGCGGCGCGGGTGCGGCGCTGGGTGCGTACGGGCGGCTTCGACGTGCTGCACATCCACGAGCCGCTGATCCCGAGCCTGGGCGTGCTGGCGTGCTGGGCGGCCAAGGGGCCGATCGTGGCCACGTTCCACGCCTCGTTCACCCGCTCGCGCGCGATCGCCGTGGCCGAGCCGCTGCTGCGCAGCGCGCTGGAGAAGCTCAGCGGCCGCATCGCGGTCTCCGACGCGGCCCGCAAGAGCCTGGTCGAGCAGTTCGGCGGCGACACCGTGCTCATCCCGAACGGCGTCACCGTCGCCCGGTACACCGAGGCGGAGCCGCTCGACGGGTGGGGCCCCGACGGGTCCACGCTGGGTTTCCTGGGCCGCATGGACGAGGAGCGCAAGGGGCTGCCGATCCTGCTCGACGCGTTCAGGACGCTGGCGGCCGAGCGGCCGGACGTGAAGCTGCTCATCGCGGGGCCGGGCGACGAGAAGGACGTCTACGACAAGGTGCCGAAGGAGTTCCACGACCGGGTGACCGTGCTGGGCATGGTGAGCGAGGCCGACAAGATCCGCGCCTACCACTCGGTCGACGTGTTCGTGGCGCCCAACACGCGGGGCGAGAGCTTCGGCATCGTGCTGGCCGAGGCGATGGCGTCCGGGGCGACGGTGCTGGCCAGCGACATCCCGGCCTTCCGCAGGGTGCTGGGAGACGGGCAGGCGGGCGCGCTGTTCGCCAACCGCGACCCCGCCTCGCTGGCGCGCGAGGCCGCCGCGCTGCTCGACGCGCCGGAGCGGCGGGTCAAGCTGGCCGCCGAGGCGCTGGTCGCGGTCAGGAAGTACGACTGGTCCACGGTGGCGCGCGACGTCGTGCGCGTCTACGAGACCGTCACCACGAGCGGCGCGGGACGCGTGGAAGAGGACCTGTGACGGGCGGCGCCGGCCGCGTGGAGCAAGACCTGCTGACGAGCGGCGGCGGCCGCGTGGAGGAAGACCTGTGACATCCACCATGATCGTGCTGATCGTGGGCATCGTGGTCGTGCTCACGGCCGTCTACATCTCCTGGCGGGCCGGGCGGCTGGACCGCCTGCACATCCGGCTGGAGCTGGCCCAGGAGTCGCTGGACGCCGCGCTGATGCGGCGCCGCGCGGTGGTGCTGGAGCTGGCCGGCTCGCGCCTGCTCGACCCCGCCACGTCCCTGGTGCTGGCCGCGGCGGCGCACGAGGCCAGGTCGGCGGGGTCGGAGGAGCGCGAGCACGCCGAGAGCGACCTGTCGCGGACGTTGCGCGCGGTGGTGGACCAGGAGCGGTTCAGGGAGAAGCTGTCGGAGTCACCGGGAGGGCGCGAGCTGCTGGAGGAGCTCGACGCGGCGGTGGCCAAGGTCGTCTACTCCCGCCGCTTCCTCAACAACGCGGTCGCGGTCACGCGGGCGGCCCAGGACCGCTGGCTCGCCAGGACGTTGCGCCTGGCCGGGCACACCGAGTACCCGCAATTCTTCGAGATTGATGACAATCCGCCCGCAGCTATGGCAACTGAATGACCTGATTTGGGGAAGCCAGTAAGCTTCATCCCGTTTTCGGGCTGAAGCGAGGAGAGTTACACGTGCGGCTACCCCGGATGATCACGGTCTACCTGGCCGGAGCGGCCGTGCTGCTGCCCGTAGCGGCCTGTTCGTCGGACGATCCGGCCGCCGGTCAGGCGCCCGCGCCGTCCGCGTCGGCCGCGCCCAGCGAGGAGCCGGAGGAGGTCAACGCCCACCCGTTCACCGGCAAGCCGTACCAGAGCCTCAAGCCCGTGCTCGCGGTGAAGATCGAGAACACCGCGGCCGGCAAGCCCCAGCTCGGGCTCAAGAGCGCGGACATCGTCTACGTCGAGCAGGTCGAGGCCGGACTGACCCGCCTCATGGCGATCTTCTCCTCCAAGCTGCCGGCCAAGGTGGGCCCGGTGCGCAGCGCGCGCATCTCCGACCTGCACATCGCGCCGCAGTTCGGCAAGCCCGCCTTCTCGTACTCGGGCGCGCAGACCAAGATGTTGCCGTTCATCGCCGAGGCGTCCCTGTTCGACGTGGGCGACACCCGCAACCCCGGCGCCTACTTCCGCCAGCCCGGCCGCTTCGCCCCCTACAACCTGTTCGCCAACACCAAGCAGCTCCTGGCCAAGGCGCCCAAGGCGAGCAAGGCCAAGGACATCGGCTTCACCTTCGGCGACGCGCCGGCCGAAGGCGGGGTCGACAAGAAGTCGTACACGGTCAAGTGGCCCGCGGCCCGCTTCACCTTCGCCTGGTCGGAGGCGAAGAAGCAGTGGATGATCTGGCAGGACGGCAAGAAGGACATGGCCGCGGAGGGCGGCCAGCTCAGCGCGCCGACGATCGTCGTGCAGTACACCAAGACCGAGCGGTCGGAGTTCCACGACAAGAACGACAGCTACACGCCGCTCGTGCACACCACGGGCAAGGGTTCCGCGATCGTGCTGCGTGACGGTAAAGCTTTCAAGGCCCGCTGGGAACGGGAATCGGAGGAGAGCGGCACGACGTTCACCACTGAGAGCGGCGAGCCGATGAACTTCGCCCCCGGCCAGGTCTGGGTCGCCCTCGCCAGCCGCAAGCCCGTCATTCCGTAGAAGACGCGGGGCGAATCCTGACATCTTGGCATGTCGGGGGAGGGGTCCTCCAGGACCTACGATGGGCTTGAAAACTTACCGAATCGCCGTGAGAGCCCGTGAGGATGACCGTGTCGACCAGCACGCCAGAAAGCACCCCCGTCACCGGAACCGCGCGCGTCAAGCGCGGCATGGCCGAGATGCTCAAGGGCGGCGTCATCATGGACGTCGTCACCCCCGAGCAGGCCAAGATCGCTGAGGACGCCGGCGCGGTGGCCGTCATGGCCCTAGAGCGCGTGCCCGCCGACATCCGCGCGCAGGGCGGCGTGTCCCGGATGAGCGACCCCGACATGATCGACGGCATCATCGCCGCCGTCTCGATCCCCGTCATGGCCAAGGCCCGCATCGGCCACTTCGTCGAAGCCAGGGTGCTGCAGGCGCTCGGCGTCGACTACGTGGACGAGTCCGAGGTGCTCACCCCGGCCGACTACGCCAACCACATCGACAAGTGGCAGTTCACCGTGCCCTTCGTCTGTGGCGCCACGAACCTGGGCGAGGCCATGCGCCGCATCACCGAGGGCGCGGCCATGATCCGCTCCAAGGGCGAGGCCGGCACCGGCGACGTCTCCAACGCCGTCACCCACATGCGCACGATCCGCGCCGAGATCAAGCGGCTCACCTCGCTGCCCGAGGACGAGCTGTACGTCGCGGCCAAGGAGCTGCAGGCGCCGTACGAGCTGGTCGCCGAGGTCGCCAAGACCGGCAAGCTGCCGGTCGTGCTGTTCACCGCGGGCGGCATCGCCACCCCGGCGGACGCGGCGATGATGATGCAGCTCGGCGCCGAGGGCGTGTTCGTGGGCTCGGGCATCTTCAAGTCGGGCGACCCGGCCAAGCGCGCCGCCGCCATCGTCAAGGCCACGACCTTCTACGACGACCCCGACGTCATCGCCAAGGTCTCGCGCGGGCTGGGCGAGGCCATGGTCGGCATCAACGTCGACGAGATCCCGCAGCCGCACCGCCTGGCCGAGCGCGGCTGGTAATCCGGCGCGTCGTTGCAGGTCACCGCGTTGGGCGCGTGAGACGATCACGTCTGGCAGGCCGATGACGGCCTGACGGGGGCGCCACAATGTGACGGTGGAAATTGCCAAATAAGGCGACATCCGCGAAGGATGTCGCCTTTTTGGTGTTGTGTGGCGTTCACCGCGTAGTCATGATCCTCAGTAAAGCTACGGGTCAACCCTCATCCCTTGATCGTCCCGGGAGCCACACGTGTCCAAGCTGAACCGCAGACACTTCCTCGTCACCGGGTTAGCCGCGGGTGCCGCCGCGGCCATCCCCGCGGGTGCCGCGCACGCCGACCCCGACCCGGCGGCCGAGAGCGCGCAGAGCCTCGCCTCGCGCGGCCTGACCACCGACCCGTTCACGCTCGGCGTCGCCTGCGGCGACCCCGACAGCGAGGGCTTCGTGATCTGGACCAGGCTCGCCCAGCAGCCGATGGCCGAGGACGGGCTCGGCGGCATGCCGCAGCGGCCCTTCCCCGTGCAGTGGCAGATCTACGCCGACGAGCGCGCCCGCCGCGTCGTGCGCACCGGCGTCTCCGTCGCCGCCCCCGAGTGGGGCCACAGCGTCCACGTCGAGGTGCGGGGGCTGAGCTCCGACCGCGAGTACTGGTACCGCTTCCGCGTCGGCCCGTACGTCTCGCAGCTCGGCCGCGCCCGCACCGCCCCGCACCCCCTGTCGTACGGCGGCGGCCTGGCCATGGCCTTCGTCTCCTGCGCCCAGTACGAGCACGGCTACTTCACCTCGTACCGCCGCCTGGCCGAGGAGAACCCCGACCTGATCCTGCACCTCGGCGACTACCAGTACGAGTACACCAGGAACACCTACACCATCCCCGGCGGCAACGTCCGCCACCACGAGGGGCCCGAGACCGAGACCCTGGCGAACTACCGCCAGCGGCACGCCCAGTACAAGGCCGACCCCGACCTCCAGGCGGCCCACGCCGCCGCGCCGTGGCTGGTCGTCTGGGACGACCACGAGCTGGACAACAACTGGGCCGACGAGGTCCCCGAGCGCCCCGAGATCCCCCAGCCGAACTTCCTGACCAGGCGCGAGGCCGCCTTCCGCGCCTACTACGAGAACATGCCGCTGCGCCGCAGCTCCATCCCGCGCGGCATCGACATGCAGCTCTACCGCCGCATCCGGTGGGGCCGGATGGCCACCTTCCACATGCTCGACACCCGCCAGTACCGCGACGACCAGGGCTGCGGCGACGGCTACCGCGACTGCCCCGCCTCCGTCGACCCGGCCCGCTCGATCACCGGCGCCGCGCAGGAGGAATGGCTGCTGCACGGCTTCCGCCACTCGCGCGCGCAGTGGGACGTCCTCGGCCAGCAGGTCTTCTTCGCCCAGCGCGACAACAACGCCGGCCCGGTCAAGGTCACCTCCCAGGACGCCTGGGACGGCTACGCCGCCTCCCGCCGGCGGATCACCCAGGGCTGGATCGACGCGAAGGTGCGCAACCCCGTCGTCCTGACCGGCGACGTGCACGCCCACTGGGCCAGCGACCTCAAGCTCGACTACGACGACCCGACCGGGCCCACCGTGGGCTCCGAGCTGGTGGCCACGTCGATCTCGACCGGCGGGAACGGGGCCGACTCCGACCCGGCGCAGCACCCGTTCCTGGCCATCAACCCGCACCTGAAGTTCTACAACAACCAGCGCGGATACGTGCTGACGAAGATCGAGCGCGAGCAGATGACGGCCGACTTCAAGGTCGTGCCGCAGGTGCAGACGCCGGGGTCCGAGGTGTACACCCGGGCCACGTACGTCATCGAGGACCGGGTGCCCGGGGTGCAGCAGACGTACCTGCGGCCGCTGGACCCGACGCTCCGCAGCCGGGCGGCGATGACGGTGGAGGAGACGGTGCGCCTGGAGACCGAGCGCCCGTAACCCTGGACCAGCGTGGGCACGCCGACCTCCTGGGCGTGCCCACGCTTCCCCCTTCGGCCCCGGGTTCCCCGGGGCCTTTTCCCGGCCGGAATATTAGCCAGGCTAAGTTAGTTGTGCTAACCATGAGGGACGATCCCACCCGCCTGGCCGAGCAGGTCTCGACGGTGCTGCGGCACCTGGTCCTCCTGCTCAGGCGCACCGTCGCCGGCCAACCCGTCACCAGCCAGCAGTACGGCGTCCTCGGCTCGCTCGAGGCCGGCCCCCGCCGGATGACCGAGCTGGCCGAGGAGCACGCCGTGCAGCTCCCCACCATGACCGTCCAGATCAACCGCCTGGAGGACGCCGGCCTGGTGGCCCGCGGCTCCGACCCCGCCGACGCCCGCGTCAGGACGGTCGAGCTCACGGGCGAGGGCCGGGACCGGCTGAGGGCCGTACGCAGGGCCAGGGTCGCCCACCTCACCCGCGAGCTGGAGGCGCTCACCGAGGACGAGCGCGCCACCCTCGCGGCCGCCCTGCCCGTGCTGGCCAAGCTCGGCCGCTCGTGAGAACTCGTACGTACTCGTAAGTAGAGGAGCAACATGCAAACCGGCGGCGGAATCCTCCGCCAGCCCATGTCCGTCTGGGCCACCGCGTTCGCCGCGGTCGTGGCCTTCATGGGCATCGGGCTGGTGGACCCCATCCTCCCTTCCATCGCCCAGGGCCTGAAGGCCACCCCCAGCCAGGTCTCCCTGCTGTTCACCAGCTACTTCCTGGTCACCGCCGTGGCCATGCTGATCACCGGCTGGGTCTCCAGCCGCATCGGCGGCAAGCGCACGCTGCTGGCCGGGCTGGTGCTGGTCGTCGGGTTCGCCGCGCTGGCCGGCACCTCCACCAGCGTCGCCGAGCTCGTCGGCTTCCGCGCCGGCTGGGGGCTGGGCAACGCCCTGTTCGTGGCCACCGCGCTGGCCGTCATCGTCGGCGCCGCCAGTGGCGGCGCGGAATCGGCCATCATCCTGTACGAGGCCGCGCTCGGCCTGGGCATCTCCCTGGGCCCGCTCGCCGGCGCGCTGCTCGGCGACTGGAACTGGCGGGCCCCGTTCTTCGGCACCGCCACGCTCATGGCGGTCGGCTTCGTGCTGATCGCCACGATGCTCAGGGCCACGCCAAGGCCCGCCCAGAAGACCCGGCTGAGCGCCCCCATCAGGGCGCTGGCGCACGGCGGCCTGGCCACGACCGCGTTCACCGCGCTGTTCTACAACTTCGCGTTCTTCACGGTGCTGGCGTTCACGCCGTTCGTGCTCGGCATGTCCGCCTACGGCATCGGCGCCGTCTTCTTCGGCTGGGGCGTCTGCGTGGCGCTGGCGTCGGTCTTCGCCGCGCCGCCGCTGCAGCGCAGGATCGGCTCGGTGAACGTGCTGCACCTGGCGCTGGCCCTGCTGGCCGTCTTCCAGATCGGCATCGCGCTGTCGGGGCACGCGGGCGTCATCGTGTTCACCATCCTGTCCGGCATCCCCATCGGCCTCAACAACACCGTGTTCACCGAGTCGGCCATGGAGGTCTCCGACGCTCCCCGGCCGGTTGCGTCGGCGGGCTACAACTTCGTGCGCTGGATGGGCGGCGCGCTGGCCCCGTTCATCGCGACGAAGCTGGGGGAGGAGGCCGGGGTGGCGGTGCCGTACGTGCTGGGGGCGCTCTGCTGCGTCGCCGGGATGGCCGTCCTCTACACCCGGCGGCACCACCTGCGTGCCCTGTCCCGCGTGGACGCCGGCCACACGGCGCACGACGCCGCTGAGGCCGCACCCGCTATGTGATTACATGTCTCACCATGGTGGGACATGTCCTGCTGCTCCTGGCGAGCATGCTTCCCGTGCCGCAGGCGGCCCCGTCCGGGATGAGCCCGTCCGCGACGACTCTGTCCGCGACGACTCTGTCCGCGATGACGTGGAACGTCTGCACGGGGACCAATTCCAACTGCCGCCTCTACCGTGCGGGCGCCGTCGAGCTGGCCGGGCACATCGGCGAGCAGGCGCTCGCCCGCCGCGCCGAAGTGATCTTCCTTCAGGAGTTCTGCACGGGCGCGACGGGCACGCTGGAGCTCTGGCTCGAACGGCGCACCGGCAAGCGCTGGACGATCGGCTCCTGGGGGCTGACCGGCCAGGACGGCGCGCCGTACGCGTGCCATCCCGACCTGCTCGGCCGCCCGCGCGGCGCGCAGAGCATCGCGGTGGCGGTGGCGGGCGACGCGGTCGCGTTCGAGATCCACCCGCTGCCCGCCCCGCCCTGGTACGTCAGGCGGGCCGCCATCTGCGCGGACCTGCCCGCCAGGAAGATCCGCGCCTGCGGCACCCACCTGTCCTCCGGCTCCGCCTACGACGACCGCCAGCCCGGCGCCCCGTACCGCACCAAGCAGCTCGAACGCCTGCTGGAGATCTCCGCCAAGCCCGGATACCGCAGCCTCGTCGGCGGCGACCTGAACGTCTCACCGCCCGACAGCGGCTACGGCAGCGCCGCCGGGCGCCGGGCCGTCGCCCCCTTCTACCGTGCCTACCAGGAGTGCGACCAGCGGGACGGGCGGCGTACCGGACGCTGGACCAGGGAGGGCAAGAAGCTCGACTACCTCTTCGCCCCCAAGGGCAGCGTGCGGCGCTGCCACGTCGAGCGCGGCGTCACCCTGTCGGACCACAAGCCCGCACACATCGAGGTGACCCTCTAGGGGCGGGCCGCGTACGCTGCACGCGTTCCCCCCGATAGGAAGATGTCCGGCCATCCTGGTGTTGAATGTTCGGAACCCGTACACCCGGACGAAAGGATCGACTGTGCCCACGATCGGTGTGCTCGCCCTTCAAGGAGACGTGCGCGAGCATGTGCGCATGCTCCAGGAGGCAGGCGCCACGGCCGCCGCCGTGCGCCGTCCCGCCGAGCTGGACGCGGTCGACGCCCTGGTCATCCCAGGAGGCGAGTCGACCACCATGTGGAAGCTCGCCGAGACCTTCGACATGCTGCAGCCGCTGCGCATGCGCGTCAAGGAGGGCATGCCCGCCTACGGCTCCTGCGCCGGCATGATCATGCTGGCCGACCGGATCGAGGACGGCATCGCCGGGCAGCAGACCATCGGCGGCATCGACATGGTGGTCAGGCGCAACGCCTTCGGCCGCCAGGTCCACTCCTTCGAGTCCGACCTCGACTTCGCCGGGACGCCGGTGCACGCCGTGTTCATCAGGGCCCCCTGGGTCGAATCCATCGGCGCGGACGTCGAAGTGCTGGGCAGGTGCGAGCCTGGGGATAGGATCGTCGCGGTCCGTCAAGGGCCGTTGCTCGCTACGTCGTTCCATCCCGAGCTCACCGGGGACGTACGCGTGCACCGTTACTTCGTAGACATGGTGAGGGAGCTCTAGGTAATGTCCGGCCACTCCAAATGGGCGACGACGAAGCACAAGAAGGCCGCGCTCGACGCCAAGCGCGGCAAGCTGTTCGCCAAGCTCATCAAGAACATCGAAGTGGCGGCACGGACCGGTGGCCCTGACCCGGACGCCAACCCCACCCTCTTCGACGCCATCTTCAAGGCGAAGAAGAACTCCGTGCCCAACGACAACATCGAGCGGGCGCGCAAGCGGGGCGGCGGCCTGGAGGCGGGCGGCGCCGACTGGCAGACGATCATGTACGAGGGCTACGCGCCCGGCGGCGTCGCGGTGCTCATCGAGTGCCTCACCGACAACCGCAACCGCGCCGCCTCCGAGGTGCGCGTCGCGCTCACCCGCAACGGCGGCTCGCTGGCCGACCCCGGGTCCGTGTCGTACATGTTCAACCGCAAGGGCGTCGTGATCGTGCCCAAGGCCGACGGGCTCGACGAGGACACCGTGCTGATGGCCGTGCTCGACGCGGGCGCCGAGGAGGTCAACGACCTGGGCGACACCTTCGAGGTCGTCTCCGAGGCCGGCGACCTGGTGCCGGTCCGCAAGGCGCTGCAGGATTCCGGCATCGACTACGACTCGGCCGAGTCGAGCTTCCTGCCGACGATGAGCGTGCCGCTCGACGAGGAGGGCGCCAAGAAGGTGTTCCGCCTCATCGACGCGCTGGAGGACAGCGACG
This window encodes:
- a CDS encoding elongation factor G-like protein EF-G2; protein product: MAERNSGGAVGAAGRAPAADRADAIRNVVLVGHSGAGKTTLVEQLLAATGTIQRPGRVEDGNTVSDFDEVEVRQQRSVNLSVAPLVHNGIKINLLDTPGYADFVGDLRAGLRAADAALFVVSASDGVDGLTQMLWEECSQVGMPRAVVITKIDHQRADFDEVLATCQDIFGDGVAPLYLPVITNGHVNGLIGLLTQKFYNYATGERTEKDPGAEYEAQIEEYRGTLIEGIIQESEDESLMERYLEGEPIDTKVLIDDLEKAVARGSFYPVLCSGLGVGAQELLELITQGFPSPLEHPMPEITDLSGKPVKGITCDPDGPLVAEVVKTTSDPYVGRISLVRVFSGTLRPDMTVHVSGHGLADRGHEDHDVDERIGTLTCPLGKQQRGAAKGMAGDIVAVAKLSRAETGDTLSEVERPLLMTSWSMPDPLLPVAIRARSKADEDKLSQALGRLVAEDPTLRLENNAETRQLVLWCMGEAHTDVLLDRLAKRHGVEVERIDLRVPLRETFGGKCQAMGRNVKQTGGHGQYAICHLEVEPLPSGGGFEFVDKIVGGVVPRQFIPSVEKGVRAQMERGVVAGYPMVDVRVTLYDGKAHSVDSSDMAFQIAGQLALKEAAAKVPTLLLEPVDELSVLVADDYVGSVMSDLSSRRGRVLGTEPVGTGRTLVKAEVPELEITRYAIDLRSMSHGTGTFTRTFLRYEPLPPNLATKVTAAD
- the pgsA gene encoding phosphatidylinositol phosphate synthase; this encodes MAYDRTAMLKLLRPAMTRILTPLGRALVGRGIGPNAVTAVGTLGTVVSALLFFPLGQLTWGALVITVFVLFDLLDGVVARLGGKGGSTWGAFLDSTLDRVADAAIFAGLIMYFISVDDALMAAVTLVCLIAGAVVSYAKARAEGLGLTADVGLAERPERLVVALVAACFSGLGVPYILPAGMWLLAVASLITVGQRVVAVYQQTRER
- a CDS encoding phosphatidylinositol mannoside acyltransferase; translation: MSEKVSEKVSAGDRVVAAGFAAGWKLVPLLPQRPTAAVFRFLADRVWSRRGKSVRRLESNLARVTGLRPGSRELSELTRAGMRSYFRYFHEIFRLPSMDRGELVRRTHVIGAEHVHGNVAAGRGVVLALPHMGNWDQAGAWLVGVGHPFTTVAERLRPESLFHRYVAFREGLGMEVLPLTGGDGHNFGTLATRVRKGGVVCLPAERDLTKSGVEVSFFGATTKYPAGPPLLAVQTGAALLPAIVYFVGDDWGIHIHPELPVPAEGTRQEKVAAVAQGLADVFEKGISEHPEDWHMLQRLWLDDLPPQREPR
- a CDS encoding glycosyltransferase family 4 protein, producing the protein MRVGIVCPYSWDVPGGVKQHIDDLAQALIAQGHEVSVIAPAADDEELPPYVTGAGRAIPVPYNGSVARMSFGFLSAARVRRWVRTGGFDVLHIHEPLIPSLGVLACWAAKGPIVATFHASFTRSRAIAVAEPLLRSALEKLSGRIAVSDAARKSLVEQFGGDTVLIPNGVTVARYTEAEPLDGWGPDGSTLGFLGRMDEERKGLPILLDAFRTLAAERPDVKLLIAGPGDEKDVYDKVPKEFHDRVTVLGMVSEADKIRAYHSVDVFVAPNTRGESFGIVLAEAMASGATVLASDIPAFRRVLGDGQAGALFANRDPASLAREAAALLDAPERRVKLAAEALVAVRKYDWSTVARDVVRVYETVTTSGAGRVEEDL
- a CDS encoding DUF3048 domain-containing protein, yielding MRLPRMITVYLAGAAVLLPVAACSSDDPAAGQAPAPSASAAPSEEPEEVNAHPFTGKPYQSLKPVLAVKIENTAAGKPQLGLKSADIVYVEQVEAGLTRLMAIFSSKLPAKVGPVRSARISDLHIAPQFGKPAFSYSGAQTKMLPFIAEASLFDVGDTRNPGAYFRQPGRFAPYNLFANTKQLLAKAPKASKAKDIGFTFGDAPAEGGVDKKSYTVKWPAARFTFAWSEAKKQWMIWQDGKKDMAAEGGQLSAPTIVVQYTKTERSEFHDKNDSYTPLVHTTGKGSAIVLRDGKAFKARWERESEESGTTFTTESGEPMNFAPGQVWVALASRKPVIP
- the pdxS gene encoding pyridoxal 5'-phosphate synthase lyase subunit PdxS; amino-acid sequence: MTVSTSTPESTPVTGTARVKRGMAEMLKGGVIMDVVTPEQAKIAEDAGAVAVMALERVPADIRAQGGVSRMSDPDMIDGIIAAVSIPVMAKARIGHFVEARVLQALGVDYVDESEVLTPADYANHIDKWQFTVPFVCGATNLGEAMRRITEGAAMIRSKGEAGTGDVSNAVTHMRTIRAEIKRLTSLPEDELYVAAKELQAPYELVAEVAKTGKLPVVLFTAGGIATPADAAMMMQLGAEGVFVGSGIFKSGDPAKRAAAIVKATTFYDDPDVIAKVSRGLGEAMVGINVDEIPQPHRLAERGW